Within the Methanobacterium sp. BRmetb2 genome, the region ATAATACCTTAGGGTAATGGATCAATCCCCGGCCAATTTCCAATCTTCTTTTCATTCCACCAGAGTATGTTTTTACATACTCGTCAGCTTTTTTCCCTAGTGCTATTAATTCAAGAATTTCGTCTATGCGTGTACTCCGAAGGTCCTTGGGCACCCCATACAATGATGCGTGCATTTCCAGGTGCTCCCTGCCAGTTAAAATATCGTCTAAAGCCCGTGACTGGAATACTATTCCAATGGATCTTCTAACTTCAGTAGGATTTTTCACCACATCAAAACCGTTTACATGTGCTTTACCTGAAGAAGGGTGCAAAATAGTACATAACATTGAAATTAAAGTTGTTTTACCCGCCCCATTTGGACCTAAAACACCATAAACACTATTTTTTGGTACTTGAAGATTCACTGAATCAACTGCAGTGAAATCATCATATTTTTTGGTTATATCCCATGTTTCAATTATATTATCCATTACACACACAGCCTTGAATTAATACGAAATATTGACATTTAACATATTAATTAATAATTAATTTCTTCTATAATAAAGATAATATACAATACCAACATAAAAATTGGGAGTAATTAGCTGAAATGATTTTATTACAAAATTGTTAATTTTTTTAGAAGGGGTGTGGAAATGATATTTGAAATAATAAAATCTGAGGGAATTGCACATAAATCATATTTTATTGGTTCTAAGGGAAATGCAGCAGTAATAGATCCTAGAAGAGACGTGGATACATACCTGGATGTTGCCACTTCTAATAATATGAAGATTACCCATATTTTTGAAACTCACCGCAACGAGGATTATATAATTGGGTCTTTGGAACTTGCAGATGTTACTGGTGCAGAAATATATCACGGATCCAAAATGGATTTTCTTTATGGGACTCCCATCTATGACGGAGACATTTTTAAGATAGGATCACTTGAATTAGAGGTACTGGAAACCCCAGGACATACACATGAAAGTGTATCAATATCTTTAACTGATAAAACATCATCAGATGAACCTTACATGATTTTTACTGGAGACGCATTATTTGCTGGAGAGGTAGGTAGAACTGACCTTCTGGGGGAAAAAGAAGCACCAGAAATGGCTGAATTTTTATACAGCAGCCTATATGAAAAAATCTTGCCTCTGGGAGATAATGTAATTGTTTGCCCTGCCCATGGGGCTGGATCAGTTTGCGGATCAGACCTGCGAGATCAGGACATTACCACCATTGGTTACGAGAAAAAAACAAACCCTATGCTTCAATTAACTAAAGAAAAATTCATTAAAAGTAAAACCGAAGAAAAAATTTACACTCCCCCTTATTTCAAAGTAATGGAAGTTAATAATTTAAATGGTCCCCATATTATGGAAAGACTCCCCTACTGTCATCCACTTAAACCTGTGGAAATAAAAAAATTAACAAAAAAAGGAGCTCAATTAGTAGATATAAGGAAACCGACCAGTTTTGGAGGGGGCCATATACCCCAAACCATAAACATCTGGAGGGAAGGATTCTCAGCATTTGTCGGATATTTCCTTAACTATGAAGATCCAATAATCATAATCAACGACAACGAAGGTTATATAAATGATATCACCCGTCAGCTGGTAAGACTGGGGTATGATAACATATACGGTTATCTGGCAGGCGGTTTTCCAGCATGGTACATGGCTGCCCAACAAGTAGATAAATTAGATATGTGGTCTGTTCACCAGTTGAAAAAGGCGCTGGACCAGAAGGAAGATATTTTTCTGCTGGATGTTCGAAAAATTAACGATTATGAAAAGGTGCATCTAGAAGGATCCCACCCAATCTGGGTGGGCCATATAAATCAGCACCTGGAAGAGATTCCTCAAGATAAGCACGTTGTGGTATATTGTGATTCTGGATACAAGTCAACGATTGCCTGCAGTATTCTTAAAAAGAATGGTTACTCCCAGTTGAGCAGTGTGCTAGGGAGTATGGGGGCCTGGTTAAAAGCAGATTATCCCGTGTTAAAATGAAAAAAATTAATTTAATTAAAAAGTAAATAATTAATAAGAAACGGGTTAGGTGATAACTATGAGCTTATATAAAATACCTTTAATGGATAAAGAAGAGTATGATGAGTTGATAAATGAAAA harbors:
- a CDS encoding ABC transporter ATP-binding protein, with translation MDNIIETWDITKKYDDFTAVDSVNLQVPKNSVYGVLGPNGAGKTTLISMLCTILHPSSGKAHVNGFDVVKNPTEVRRSIGIVFQSRALDDILTGREHLEMHASLYGVPKDLRSTRIDEILELIALGKKADEYVKTYSGGMKRRLEIGRGLIHYPKVLFLDEPTLGLDPQTRESIWDYIENLNKNEDITVLMTTHYMEEADKLCDEVAIINSGQIITSDSPRNLKRKLKADTITVIVDDSEKFIKNAKNLEFVKDIFQVDSEIKLMVERGENLVTDVVEFASKIGVQIQSVELEHPNLEDVFINYTGSSIQGER
- a CDS encoding MBL fold metallo-hydrolase, whose translation is MIFEIIKSEGIAHKSYFIGSKGNAAVIDPRRDVDTYLDVATSNNMKITHIFETHRNEDYIIGSLELADVTGAEIYHGSKMDFLYGTPIYDGDIFKIGSLELEVLETPGHTHESVSISLTDKTSSDEPYMIFTGDALFAGEVGRTDLLGEKEAPEMAEFLYSSLYEKILPLGDNVIVCPAHGAGSVCGSDLRDQDITTIGYEKKTNPMLQLTKEKFIKSKTEEKIYTPPYFKVMEVNNLNGPHIMERLPYCHPLKPVEIKKLTKKGAQLVDIRKPTSFGGGHIPQTINIWREGFSAFVGYFLNYEDPIIIINDNEGYINDITRQLVRLGYDNIYGYLAGGFPAWYMAAQQVDKLDMWSVHQLKKALDQKEDIFLLDVRKINDYEKVHLEGSHPIWVGHINQHLEEIPQDKHVVVYCDSGYKSTIACSILKKNGYSQLSSVLGSMGAWLKADYPVLK